In a genomic window of Gossypium arboreum isolate Shixiya-1 chromosome 7, ASM2569848v2, whole genome shotgun sequence:
- the LOC108467167 gene encoding actin-depolymerizing factor-like — MSFRGFSRPNATSGIGVADQTKDTFLELKRKKVYRYVIYRIDEKKREVVVEKTGAPAETYDDFAASLPETDCRYAVYDFDFVTSENCQKSKIFFIAWCPSSSRIRAKMLYATSKDRLRRELDGIHYEIQATDPTEMDLEVVRDRAH, encoded by the exons ATGTCGTTTAGGGGATTCAGTCGG CCAAATGCTACATCAGGCATCGGCGTTGCTGATCAGACCAAGGATACTTTCTTGGAGCTGAAAAGGAAGAAAGTTTATCGGTATGTGATATATAGGATCGATGAGAAGAAAAGGGAGGTTGTGGTTGAGAAAACTGGTGCCCCTGCTGAGACCTATGATGACTTCGCTGCATCTCTGCCTGAAACTGATTGCCGATATGCCGTCTACGACTTTGATTTTGTTACTTCTGAGAATTGTCAAAAGAGCAAGATTTTCTTCATTGCATG GTGCCCTTCATCCTCTCGAATCCGTGCAAAGATGCTTTATGCCACATCAAAAGACAGGCTTAGAAGGGAACTGGACGGTATCCATTACGAGATTCAGGCTACTGACCCTACAGAGATGGATCTTGAAGTGGTGAGGGATCGTGCTCATTGA